A window from Centropristis striata isolate RG_2023a ecotype Rhode Island chromosome 2, C.striata_1.0, whole genome shotgun sequence encodes these proteins:
- the wdr93 gene encoding WD repeat-containing protein 93 isoform X1 has product MEAAYKTETLRKKIPTLELSGETQLPESTNCMACSEDGRYLSLGHSQGLSVWCASSLICIAEWLQDRLEVTSIQITSMAEKVYLLGTVDDMGVARVFAYHCERIHLLSVINIMENINTRIICLTFELSEGGGYGAASFSCNGSVWLEVCHFPSEAWLKELEIAESKKQEPNSSEDVDVNWSPVAVVIKIKPPRIPGTTLDDPLEVLQMPAFFTNCLALDVITSSSHQWDEQSSDTDVGKTNESPRRCTQHFLLPCGFIKPNSQPAGFPIAVGVWWSGSHNLFQYLLQKNPKNKADVEPVPDVLWPNAKEILCSAVSRCTRYVALGLEDGLVCVWDRQSASPLPVVSVSAADSAFCRMQIVDYCPKSADDSQTFTAAKVSLLVLCKSGVIHTVTTGRGGQPCTAQLNERPNDSGELQTVTASVRFLQSLLLVVQRNGKIFLQDVIKKTIVCFLILPATHLIASPCTPVYVLDTKQQTLFIKGDPELSCNASSKGGSQSQLFIFHFGEPDIFKKNIVSLPDSPGQQNTPSCATLEESCSLYLQQRALSVDERHKAITQTWKQLQETAVAVEQRHSRAAAS; this is encoded by the exons ATGGAAGCAGCTTACAAAACAGAGACTCTCAGAAAGAAGATACCGACTCTGGAACTGTCTGGTGAAACACAG CTTCCAGAGAGTACCAATTGCATGGCATGTTCAGAAGATGGCAGGTACCTCAGCCTGGGTCATTCACAGGGCCTGTCTGTGTGGTGTGCATCTTCTCTGATCTGTATTGCAGAGTGGCTGCAGGACAGATTGGAAGTTACATCCATTCAAATAACCAGCATGGCTGAGAAAGTCTATCTGCTTGGCACTGTGGATGATATGG GTGTTGCCAGAGTCTTTGCATATCACTGTGAACGCATTCACCTCCTCAGTGTTATTAACATCATG gaaaACATCAACACAAGGATCATTTGCTTGACATTTGAACTGTCTGAAGGAGGCGGTTATGGAGCTGCATCATTTAGCT GTAATGGTTCTGTCTGGCTCGAGGTCTGTCACTTCCCCTCAGAAGCATGGCTGAAAGAGTTAGAGATAGCCGAATCAAAAAAACAG GAGCCAAACTCATCTGAAGATGTGGATGTGAACTGGTCTCCGGTTGCAGTTGTGATTAAAATCAAGCCACCTAGAATTCCAG GGACGACTCTGGATGACCCCCTTGAGGTGTTGCAGATGCCGGCCTTTTTTACAAACTGTTTGGCTCTGGATGTAATCACCAGCAGCAGTCATCAATGGGATGAACAGTCTTCTGATACAGATGTaggaaaaacaaatgaaagccCAAG ACGTTGCACCCAGCACTTTCTTCTGCCTTGTGGTTTTATTAAACCAAATTCTCAACCAG CAGGATTTCCTATTGCTGTCGGTGTGTGGTGGAGTGGCAGCCATAATCTTTTTCAGTATTTgctgcaaaaaaacccaaagaacAAAGCAG ATGTGGAGCCTGTACCAGATGTGTTGTGGCCAAATGCAAAGGAAATCCTCTGCTCTGCTGTTAGTAGATGCACCCGTTACGTAGCTCTTGGGCTCGAGGAtggtttggtgtgtgtgtgggacagaCAGTCTG CGTCTCCTTTGCCTGTTGTCTCAGTGTCAGCCGCAGACAGTGCCTTCTGCAGGATGCAGATTGTGGACTACTGCCCTAAATCTGCTGATGATTCTCAGACTTTTACTGCAGCAAAAGTCTCCCTTTTGGTGTTGTGCAAAAGTGGAGTAATTCATACAGTCACCACAGGACGAGGGGGACAGCCCTGCACAGCCCAGCTCAATGAAAG ACCGAATGACAGCGGTGAACTCCAAACTGTCACTGCGTCAGTGCGGTTCCTGCAGAGTTTG TTGCTTGTTGTGCAAAGAAATGGAAAAATTTTCCTCCAAGAtgtcatcaagaaaaccattgtgTGCTTCTTGATTCTGCCAGCAACTCATCTGATCGCCTCTCCCTGCACTCCTGTTTATGTTCTCGACACCAAACAGCAAACTCTGTTCATAAAAG GTGACCCAGAATTGAGCTGCAATGCATCTTCTAAAGGAGGAAGCCAGAGTCAGCTTTTCATCTTCCATTTCGGAGAGCCTGACATCTTCAAGAAGAATATAGTTTCGCTTCCAGACTCTCCAGGACAGCAAAACACACCAAGCTGTGCCACTTTAGAGGAATCCTGCAGCCTCTACCTCCAGCAAAG AGCACTGTCTGTGGATGAAAGGCACAAAGCTATAACACAGACATGGAAGCAGCTACAGGAAACAGCAGTGGCGGTCGAACAAAGacacagcagagctgcagccagCTGA
- the wdr93 gene encoding WD repeat-containing protein 93 isoform X4, translated as MAEKVYLLGTVDDMGVARVFAYHCERIHLLSVINIMENINTRIICLTFELSEGGGYGAASFSCNGSVWLEVCHFPSEAWLKELEIAESKKQEPNSSEDVDVNWSPVAVVIKIKPPRIPGTTLDDPLEVLQMPAFFTNCLALDVITSSSHQWDEQSSDTDVGKTNESPRRCTQHFLLPCGFIKPNSQPAGFPIAVGVWWSGSHNLFQYLLQKNPKNKADVEPVPDVLWPNAKEILCSAVSRCTRYVALGLEDGLVCVWDRQSASPLPVVSVSAADSAFCRMQIVDYCPKSADDSQTFTAAKVSLLVLCKSGVIHTVTTGRGGQPCTAQLNERPNDSGELQTVTASVRFLQSLLLVVQRNGKIFLQDVIKKTIVCFLILPATHLIASPCTPVYVLDTKQQTLFIKGDPELSCNASSKGGSQSQLFIFHFGEPDIFKKNIVSLPDSPGQQNTPSCATLEESCSLYLQQRALSVDERHKAITQTWKQLQETAVAVEQRHSRAAAS; from the exons ATGGCTGAGAAAGTCTATCTGCTTGGCACTGTGGATGATATGG GTGTTGCCAGAGTCTTTGCATATCACTGTGAACGCATTCACCTCCTCAGTGTTATTAACATCATG gaaaACATCAACACAAGGATCATTTGCTTGACATTTGAACTGTCTGAAGGAGGCGGTTATGGAGCTGCATCATTTAGCT GTAATGGTTCTGTCTGGCTCGAGGTCTGTCACTTCCCCTCAGAAGCATGGCTGAAAGAGTTAGAGATAGCCGAATCAAAAAAACAG GAGCCAAACTCATCTGAAGATGTGGATGTGAACTGGTCTCCGGTTGCAGTTGTGATTAAAATCAAGCCACCTAGAATTCCAG GGACGACTCTGGATGACCCCCTTGAGGTGTTGCAGATGCCGGCCTTTTTTACAAACTGTTTGGCTCTGGATGTAATCACCAGCAGCAGTCATCAATGGGATGAACAGTCTTCTGATACAGATGTaggaaaaacaaatgaaagccCAAG ACGTTGCACCCAGCACTTTCTTCTGCCTTGTGGTTTTATTAAACCAAATTCTCAACCAG CAGGATTTCCTATTGCTGTCGGTGTGTGGTGGAGTGGCAGCCATAATCTTTTTCAGTATTTgctgcaaaaaaacccaaagaacAAAGCAG ATGTGGAGCCTGTACCAGATGTGTTGTGGCCAAATGCAAAGGAAATCCTCTGCTCTGCTGTTAGTAGATGCACCCGTTACGTAGCTCTTGGGCTCGAGGAtggtttggtgtgtgtgtgggacagaCAGTCTG CGTCTCCTTTGCCTGTTGTCTCAGTGTCAGCCGCAGACAGTGCCTTCTGCAGGATGCAGATTGTGGACTACTGCCCTAAATCTGCTGATGATTCTCAGACTTTTACTGCAGCAAAAGTCTCCCTTTTGGTGTTGTGCAAAAGTGGAGTAATTCATACAGTCACCACAGGACGAGGGGGACAGCCCTGCACAGCCCAGCTCAATGAAAG ACCGAATGACAGCGGTGAACTCCAAACTGTCACTGCGTCAGTGCGGTTCCTGCAGAGTTTG TTGCTTGTTGTGCAAAGAAATGGAAAAATTTTCCTCCAAGAtgtcatcaagaaaaccattgtgTGCTTCTTGATTCTGCCAGCAACTCATCTGATCGCCTCTCCCTGCACTCCTGTTTATGTTCTCGACACCAAACAGCAAACTCTGTTCATAAAAG GTGACCCAGAATTGAGCTGCAATGCATCTTCTAAAGGAGGAAGCCAGAGTCAGCTTTTCATCTTCCATTTCGGAGAGCCTGACATCTTCAAGAAGAATATAGTTTCGCTTCCAGACTCTCCAGGACAGCAAAACACACCAAGCTGTGCCACTTTAGAGGAATCCTGCAGCCTCTACCTCCAGCAAAG AGCACTGTCTGTGGATGAAAGGCACAAAGCTATAACACAGACATGGAAGCAGCTACAGGAAACAGCAGTGGCGGTCGAACAAAGacacagcagagctgcagccagCTGA
- the LOC131991762 gene encoding putative gonadotropin-releasing hormone II receptor has translation MNTTQCDSSATMYHLTTDCQLNASCNFSSPSSNWTVGDDGLQLPTFTTAAKVRVIITCILCGISAFCNLAVLWAAHSDGKRKSHVRVLIINLTVADLLVTFIVMPVDAVWNITVQWLAGDFACRLLMFLKLQAMYSCAFVTVVISLDRQSAILNPLAISKARKRNRVMLTVAWGMSVVLSVPQLFLFHNVTIIHPEDFTQCTTRGSFITHWHETAYNMFTFSCLFLLPLVIMITCYTRIFCEISKRLNKDNLPSNEVHLRCSKNNIPRARMKTLKMSIVIVSSFIICWTPYYLLGLWYWFFPDDLEGKVSHSLTHMLFVFGLFNACLDPVIYGLFTIHFRKGLRRFCCDSTTTQPDLENNTVLTGSFICAANSLPLKREVSPASQERFMLCIYDHSRDESMSPRSSFLTADNDAERDPNQSSPESFI, from the exons ATGAACACCACTCAGTGTGACTCTTCAGCGACCATGTACCACCTGACGACAGACTGCCAACTGAACGCCAGCTGCAACTTCTCCTCGCCCTCTTCCAACTGGACGGTGGGGGATGATGGCCTGCAGCTGCCCACCTTCACCACAGCAGCCAAAGTCAGAGTGATTATTACCTGCATTCTCTGTGGCATCTCTGCCTTTTGCAACCTGGCAGTGCTGTGGGCGGCGCACAGCGATGGGAAACGCAAATCCCACGTCAGGGTGCTGATAATCAACCTGACGGTGGCTGATCTGCTGGTGACCTTCATCGTGATGCCTGTGGACGCCGTGTGGAACATCACAGTCCAGTGGCTTGCGGGGGACTTTGCCTGCAGACTACTGATGTTTCTTAAGCTGCAGGCGATGTACTCCTGCGCCTTTGTCACAGTGGTGATCAGTCTGGATAGACAGTCAGCCATTCTTAACCCTCTGGCCATCAGTAAAGCCAGGAAGAGGAACAGAGTCATGCTGACTGTGGCGTGGGGCATGAGTGTTGTGCTGTCAGTCCCTCAG CTGTTCCTTTTTCACAATGTGACCATCATCCATCCCGAGGACTTCACTCAGTGTACCACGCGTGGAAGTTTCATCACTCACTGGCATGAAACGGCCTACAACATGTTCACATTTTCTTGCCTGTTCCTGCTGCCGCTGGTCATCATGATCACCTGCTACACCAGGATCTTCTGTGAGATTTCCAAACGACTGAACAAGGACAACT TGCCCTCCAATGAAGTGCATTTAAGGTGTTCGAAGAATAACATCCCCAGAGCCCGGATGAAAACTCTAAAAATGAGTATTGTGATCGTCTCGTCTTTCATCATCTGCTGGACTCCGTACTACCTACTGGGCCTGTGGTACTGGTTCTTCCCTGATGACCTGGAGGGGAAGGTCTCCCACTCACTGACCCACATGCTGTTCGTCTTTGGGCTCTTCAACGCCTGCCTGGACCCGGTCATCTATGGCCTGTTCACCATTCACTTCAGAAAGGGGCTCCGGAGGTTTTGCTGCGATTCCACCACCACGCAGCCTGACCTGGAGAATAACACGGTTTTAACTGGGTCTTTCATTTGTGCTGCCAACTCTTTGCCACTGAAAAGAGAGGTCAGCCCAGCGAGCCAGGAGAGGTTTATGTTGTGCATCTATGACCACAGCAGAGATGAGTCAATGTCACCAAGAAGCAGCTTTTTAACAGCAGACAATGATGCAGAGAGAGATCCAAATCAGTCCAGCCCAGAGAGCTTCATATGA
- the wdr93 gene encoding WD repeat-containing protein 93 isoform X3 — protein MEAAYKTETLRKKIPTLELSGETQLPESTNCMACSEDGRYLSLGHSQGLSVWCASSLICIAEWLQDRLEVTSIQITSMAEKVYLLGTVDDMGVARVFAYHCERIHLLSVINIMENINTRIICLTFELSEGGGYGAASFSCNGSVWLEVCHFPSEAWLKELEIAESKKQEPNSSEDVDVNWSPVAVVIKIKPPRIPGTTLDDPLEVLQMPAFFTNCLALDVITSSSHQWDEQSSDTDVGKTNESPRRCTQHFLLPCGFIKPNSQPAGFPIAVGVWWSGSHNLFQYLLQKNPKNKADVEPVPDVLWPNAKEILCSAVSRCTRYVALGLEDGLVCVWDRQSASPLPVVSVSAADSAFCRMQIVDYCPKSADDSQTFTAAKVSLLVLCKSGVIHTVTTGRGGQPCTAQLNERPNDSGELQTVTASVRFLQSLLLVVQRNGKIFLQDVIKKTIVCFLILPATHLIASPCTPVYVLDTKQQTLFIKGDPELSCNASSKGGSQSQLFIFHFGEPDIFKKNIVSLPDSPGQQNTPSCATLEESCSLYLQQRLHSLCLYAATV, from the exons ATGGAAGCAGCTTACAAAACAGAGACTCTCAGAAAGAAGATACCGACTCTGGAACTGTCTGGTGAAACACAG CTTCCAGAGAGTACCAATTGCATGGCATGTTCAGAAGATGGCAGGTACCTCAGCCTGGGTCATTCACAGGGCCTGTCTGTGTGGTGTGCATCTTCTCTGATCTGTATTGCAGAGTGGCTGCAGGACAGATTGGAAGTTACATCCATTCAAATAACCAGCATGGCTGAGAAAGTCTATCTGCTTGGCACTGTGGATGATATGG GTGTTGCCAGAGTCTTTGCATATCACTGTGAACGCATTCACCTCCTCAGTGTTATTAACATCATG gaaaACATCAACACAAGGATCATTTGCTTGACATTTGAACTGTCTGAAGGAGGCGGTTATGGAGCTGCATCATTTAGCT GTAATGGTTCTGTCTGGCTCGAGGTCTGTCACTTCCCCTCAGAAGCATGGCTGAAAGAGTTAGAGATAGCCGAATCAAAAAAACAG GAGCCAAACTCATCTGAAGATGTGGATGTGAACTGGTCTCCGGTTGCAGTTGTGATTAAAATCAAGCCACCTAGAATTCCAG GGACGACTCTGGATGACCCCCTTGAGGTGTTGCAGATGCCGGCCTTTTTTACAAACTGTTTGGCTCTGGATGTAATCACCAGCAGCAGTCATCAATGGGATGAACAGTCTTCTGATACAGATGTaggaaaaacaaatgaaagccCAAG ACGTTGCACCCAGCACTTTCTTCTGCCTTGTGGTTTTATTAAACCAAATTCTCAACCAG CAGGATTTCCTATTGCTGTCGGTGTGTGGTGGAGTGGCAGCCATAATCTTTTTCAGTATTTgctgcaaaaaaacccaaagaacAAAGCAG ATGTGGAGCCTGTACCAGATGTGTTGTGGCCAAATGCAAAGGAAATCCTCTGCTCTGCTGTTAGTAGATGCACCCGTTACGTAGCTCTTGGGCTCGAGGAtggtttggtgtgtgtgtgggacagaCAGTCTG CGTCTCCTTTGCCTGTTGTCTCAGTGTCAGCCGCAGACAGTGCCTTCTGCAGGATGCAGATTGTGGACTACTGCCCTAAATCTGCTGATGATTCTCAGACTTTTACTGCAGCAAAAGTCTCCCTTTTGGTGTTGTGCAAAAGTGGAGTAATTCATACAGTCACCACAGGACGAGGGGGACAGCCCTGCACAGCCCAGCTCAATGAAAG ACCGAATGACAGCGGTGAACTCCAAACTGTCACTGCGTCAGTGCGGTTCCTGCAGAGTTTG TTGCTTGTTGTGCAAAGAAATGGAAAAATTTTCCTCCAAGAtgtcatcaagaaaaccattgtgTGCTTCTTGATTCTGCCAGCAACTCATCTGATCGCCTCTCCCTGCACTCCTGTTTATGTTCTCGACACCAAACAGCAAACTCTGTTCATAAAAG GTGACCCAGAATTGAGCTGCAATGCATCTTCTAAAGGAGGAAGCCAGAGTCAGCTTTTCATCTTCCATTTCGGAGAGCCTGACATCTTCAAGAAGAATATAGTTTCGCTTCCAGACTCTCCAGGACAGCAAAACACACCAAGCTGTGCCACTTTAGAGGAATCCTGCAGCCTCTACCTCCAGCAAAGGTTGCattctttgtgtctttatgcAGCTACAGTATAA
- the wdr93 gene encoding WD repeat-containing protein 93 isoform X2 codes for MEAAYKTETLRKKIPTLELSGETQLPESTNCMACSEDGRYLSLGHSQGLSVWCASSLICIAEWLQDRLEVTSIQITSMAEKVYLLGTVDDMGVARVFAYHCERIHLLSVINIMENINTRIICLTFELSEGGGYGAASFSCNGSVWLEVCHFPSEAWLKELEIAESKKQEPNSSEDVDVNWSPVAVVIKIKPPRIPGTTLDDPLEVLQMPAFFTNCLALDVITSSSHQWDEQSSDTDVGKTNESPRRCTQHFLLPCGFIKPNSQPGFPIAVGVWWSGSHNLFQYLLQKNPKNKADVEPVPDVLWPNAKEILCSAVSRCTRYVALGLEDGLVCVWDRQSASPLPVVSVSAADSAFCRMQIVDYCPKSADDSQTFTAAKVSLLVLCKSGVIHTVTTGRGGQPCTAQLNERPNDSGELQTVTASVRFLQSLLLVVQRNGKIFLQDVIKKTIVCFLILPATHLIASPCTPVYVLDTKQQTLFIKGDPELSCNASSKGGSQSQLFIFHFGEPDIFKKNIVSLPDSPGQQNTPSCATLEESCSLYLQQRALSVDERHKAITQTWKQLQETAVAVEQRHSRAAAS; via the exons ATGGAAGCAGCTTACAAAACAGAGACTCTCAGAAAGAAGATACCGACTCTGGAACTGTCTGGTGAAACACAG CTTCCAGAGAGTACCAATTGCATGGCATGTTCAGAAGATGGCAGGTACCTCAGCCTGGGTCATTCACAGGGCCTGTCTGTGTGGTGTGCATCTTCTCTGATCTGTATTGCAGAGTGGCTGCAGGACAGATTGGAAGTTACATCCATTCAAATAACCAGCATGGCTGAGAAAGTCTATCTGCTTGGCACTGTGGATGATATGG GTGTTGCCAGAGTCTTTGCATATCACTGTGAACGCATTCACCTCCTCAGTGTTATTAACATCATG gaaaACATCAACACAAGGATCATTTGCTTGACATTTGAACTGTCTGAAGGAGGCGGTTATGGAGCTGCATCATTTAGCT GTAATGGTTCTGTCTGGCTCGAGGTCTGTCACTTCCCCTCAGAAGCATGGCTGAAAGAGTTAGAGATAGCCGAATCAAAAAAACAG GAGCCAAACTCATCTGAAGATGTGGATGTGAACTGGTCTCCGGTTGCAGTTGTGATTAAAATCAAGCCACCTAGAATTCCAG GGACGACTCTGGATGACCCCCTTGAGGTGTTGCAGATGCCGGCCTTTTTTACAAACTGTTTGGCTCTGGATGTAATCACCAGCAGCAGTCATCAATGGGATGAACAGTCTTCTGATACAGATGTaggaaaaacaaatgaaagccCAAG ACGTTGCACCCAGCACTTTCTTCTGCCTTGTGGTTTTATTAAACCAAATTCTCAACCAG GATTTCCTATTGCTGTCGGTGTGTGGTGGAGTGGCAGCCATAATCTTTTTCAGTATTTgctgcaaaaaaacccaaagaacAAAGCAG ATGTGGAGCCTGTACCAGATGTGTTGTGGCCAAATGCAAAGGAAATCCTCTGCTCTGCTGTTAGTAGATGCACCCGTTACGTAGCTCTTGGGCTCGAGGAtggtttggtgtgtgtgtgggacagaCAGTCTG CGTCTCCTTTGCCTGTTGTCTCAGTGTCAGCCGCAGACAGTGCCTTCTGCAGGATGCAGATTGTGGACTACTGCCCTAAATCTGCTGATGATTCTCAGACTTTTACTGCAGCAAAAGTCTCCCTTTTGGTGTTGTGCAAAAGTGGAGTAATTCATACAGTCACCACAGGACGAGGGGGACAGCCCTGCACAGCCCAGCTCAATGAAAG ACCGAATGACAGCGGTGAACTCCAAACTGTCACTGCGTCAGTGCGGTTCCTGCAGAGTTTG TTGCTTGTTGTGCAAAGAAATGGAAAAATTTTCCTCCAAGAtgtcatcaagaaaaccattgtgTGCTTCTTGATTCTGCCAGCAACTCATCTGATCGCCTCTCCCTGCACTCCTGTTTATGTTCTCGACACCAAACAGCAAACTCTGTTCATAAAAG GTGACCCAGAATTGAGCTGCAATGCATCTTCTAAAGGAGGAAGCCAGAGTCAGCTTTTCATCTTCCATTTCGGAGAGCCTGACATCTTCAAGAAGAATATAGTTTCGCTTCCAGACTCTCCAGGACAGCAAAACACACCAAGCTGTGCCACTTTAGAGGAATCCTGCAGCCTCTACCTCCAGCAAAG AGCACTGTCTGTGGATGAAAGGCACAAAGCTATAACACAGACATGGAAGCAGCTACAGGAAACAGCAGTGGCGGTCGAACAAAGacacagcagagctgcagccagCTGA